In Desulfopila inferna, the following are encoded in one genomic region:
- a CDS encoding universal stress protein gives MENYKKILLPVDGSENSKLAKKHAINIAKLMDAEILLAYVTGPIPGIVTGKAKEEAIKAQKEEADLLLSPYRDYLQANEVTFTEAVAHGYKPGDEICRIAEREGCDLIIMGSRGLNDFKGMVLGSVTHRVLSHCHHIPVFVVR, from the coding sequence ATGGAAAATTACAAAAAGATTCTATTACCTGTAGATGGTTCTGAAAACTCAAAACTTGCCAAGAAACATGCCATTAACATCGCCAAACTTATGGATGCCGAGATCCTGTTGGCCTATGTTACCGGCCCGATTCCCGGCATCGTCACCGGCAAGGCAAAGGAAGAGGCTATCAAGGCTCAGAAAGAAGAAGCCGATCTTCTGCTTTCACCCTACAGAGATTATCTTCAGGCAAATGAAGTTACCTTCACTGAAGCTGTTGCTCACGGGTACAAACCCGGAGATGAAATATGCAGAATAGCCGAAAGGGAAGGTTGCGATCTGATAATTATGGGCTCAAGAGGACTCAACGATTTTAAAGGCATGGTGCTCGGCAGCGTGACTCATCGTGTCCTGTCGCATTGTCATCACATTCCGGTCTTTGTTGTACGCTGA
- a CDS encoding Na/Pi cotransporter family protein, which produces MDGATIVFKLLGGLVLFMFSIRMLSDTMKRAAGPRLKLILEKATATPLGGMFTGTLVTFLVQSSSVTVLLLLGLVNAGVMKLRQAIFVILGSEIGTTFTAQIVAFKVTILFFPLIIVGFILQAFFPTREGIRDSGEIVLFLGLVFLAMKIMADGAAPLREYPQVIELIIRFGTFPLLGILMGTLFTALTSSSSATTSLVIAMSMEGVIDLSSGISLIVGANIGTCVLELFATIGTGISAKRTGLAQFIINLTGALLIYPVIVPFADLISKTADVIPRQIANAHTIFNVSVSFLLLPFSGILVSLLEKIVPGKEKDFPDIMASLDSHLLKVPALALYRAEEEVYKMVTITDEMLKLAGRKLFSQDKGGGKTVRKYEENIDLATYAVTEYVHQISTLLLSNRDRLRKRAIIHSLTDIERIADLAENLVIYADQPEIIFSEPARKDLQHIFENATMAYDAAVQTVRKKRKIIQLDVPDMENQVNTRKTELRMKYLKRQVKKGEKTAVDAFYPAVFRDLERIGSHSFNIIEHFDTLD; this is translated from the coding sequence ATGGACGGTGCGACAATAGTTTTCAAGCTCCTCGGAGGACTTGTTCTCTTCATGTTCAGCATCAGGATGCTGAGCGACACCATGAAGAGAGCTGCCGGGCCACGATTGAAACTCATTCTCGAGAAAGCTACAGCCACTCCCCTGGGCGGCATGTTCACCGGAACTCTGGTCACCTTTCTGGTGCAGAGCAGCAGCGTCACCGTGCTGCTTCTGCTTGGTCTGGTCAATGCCGGTGTTATGAAACTCAGGCAGGCAATATTCGTCATTCTCGGCTCTGAGATCGGCACAACCTTTACCGCCCAGATAGTTGCTTTCAAAGTAACCATCTTATTTTTTCCTCTGATCATAGTCGGTTTTATTCTACAGGCCTTTTTCCCAACCCGTGAGGGAATCAGGGATAGCGGCGAAATTGTATTATTTCTCGGCCTGGTATTTCTGGCCATGAAGATTATGGCGGACGGTGCTGCTCCACTCCGAGAGTATCCTCAAGTCATCGAGCTGATTATCCGTTTTGGAACATTTCCGCTTTTGGGCATCCTCATGGGTACGCTCTTCACTGCACTCACCAGCAGCAGCTCGGCGACGACAAGTCTGGTAATAGCCATGAGCATGGAGGGCGTTATTGATTTGTCGTCGGGGATTTCCCTTATCGTCGGCGCCAATATAGGAACCTGCGTCCTGGAGCTATTCGCCACCATCGGCACCGGGATTTCTGCCAAGCGCACAGGTCTGGCCCAATTCATAATCAACCTGACCGGCGCCCTGCTGATCTATCCGGTAATCGTACCGTTTGCCGATCTTATCTCGAAAACCGCCGACGTTATCCCAAGACAGATAGCCAATGCGCATACGATATTCAATGTTTCAGTGAGCTTTCTTCTCCTGCCGTTCTCCGGGATCCTTGTTTCCCTTCTGGAGAAGATAGTTCCCGGCAAGGAAAAAGACTTCCCCGATATTATGGCAAGTCTTGACAGTCATCTTCTCAAAGTACCGGCGCTTGCCTTATACAGAGCGGAGGAGGAAGTCTATAAGATGGTGACTATAACCGATGAAATGCTCAAGCTCGCCGGCAGAAAATTATTTTCTCAGGATAAAGGAGGAGGAAAAACTGTCAGGAAGTATGAAGAGAACATCGATTTAGCAACATATGCTGTGACGGAATATGTGCATCAGATAAGCACACTGCTCCTTTCCAACAGAGACAGGCTTAGAAAACGGGCAATTATCCATTCACTCACCGATATTGAACGGATTGCCGATCTTGCCGAAAATCTGGTTATTTATGCTGACCAGCCTGAGATCATTTTCTCTGAACCAGCCAGAAAAGATCTGCAGCACATTTTTGAAAATGCCACCATGGCCTACGATGCAGCAGTTCAAACTGTTCGTAAGAAGCGGAAGATTATACAGCTCGACGTGCCCGACATGGAAAACCAGGTGAACACCAGAAAAACGGAACTGCGCATGAAATACCTCAAACGTCAGGTGAAAAAAGGTGAAAAGACCGCTGTGGATGCTTTTTATCCCGCAGTTTTCAGGGATCTTGAACGGATAGGCAGCCATTCATTTAATATTATTGAGCACTTTGACACTCTGGACTGA
- a CDS encoding class I SAM-dependent methyltransferase yields the protein MPGVTSFEEHHQRYEAWFDRHAVVYVSELLALRPFVPLEGRGIEIGVGSGRFAAPLGLRFGIDPSRAMLDLAAARGITTVAGTAENLPFKADSFDHALVVTTLCFVDSPTKMLDEISRVLKPGGRLVLGFIDRESSLGQYYQAHQVKSVFFRDATFFSAGEVAELLCHTGFSIHSWGQTLEHPLPEVREIEALRSGYGQCAFVVVAAANPKESG from the coding sequence ATGCCTGGAGTTACTTCTTTCGAGGAGCATCATCAGCGTTATGAGGCTTGGTTCGACCGACATGCAGTTGTTTATGTTTCCGAACTGCTTGCCTTGCGACCCTTTGTCCCTCTGGAAGGCCGGGGAATTGAAATCGGGGTGGGAAGTGGACGCTTTGCCGCACCGCTGGGTCTTCGCTTCGGCATCGATCCCTCACGGGCAATGCTTGACCTTGCTGCTGCACGGGGAATAACAACAGTTGCAGGCACCGCCGAGAATCTGCCTTTCAAGGCCGATAGCTTCGATCATGCCCTGGTCGTGACCACCCTCTGTTTTGTCGATTCTCCGACCAAAATGCTCGACGAAATCTCCAGGGTGCTCAAGCCCGGCGGACGTCTGGTCCTTGGTTTTATTGATCGGGAAAGTTCTTTGGGTCAATATTATCAGGCTCATCAGGTAAAAAGCGTCTTTTTCCGCGATGCCACCTTTTTTTCTGCCGGCGAAGTTGCCGAACTTTTATGCCATACGGGGTTTTCAATACACAGCTGGGGCCAGACACTCGAACATCCTTTGCCTGAGGTACGGGAAATTGAAGCTCTGCGCTCAGGTTATGGCCAATGCGCATTCGTGGTGGTCGCTGCAGCTAATCCAAAGGAATCAGGGTAG
- a CDS encoding RluA family pseudouridine synthase, translating to MKDARPRSRAKTAKKKNTEYIVEKKETLLVSLLSHLPHKSRNILKAVLKDRQVSVDGKPVTQFDYALVPGQRVEVSWTRAVPVQQPRELNIIFEDENIIVINKPAGLLTVATDKEKRKTAYSMLSDYVKKENSENKIFVIHRLDRETSGLLMFARNEKIKEQIQENWGSTVSQRTYVGVVEGRIEQPEGTISSWLTESKAFIVYSSQNPQSGKKAITHYKTLKANNTYTMLQINLETGRKHQIRVHMQDMKHPIIGDKKYGSSDNPLRRLGLHAQVLAFVHPSTGEPCRFETGIPEKFQQLFSA from the coding sequence ATGAAGGATGCCCGACCCCGAAGCCGTGCCAAAACAGCTAAAAAAAAGAACACCGAATATATAGTAGAGAAAAAAGAAACCCTCCTGGTCAGCCTGCTAAGCCACCTGCCGCATAAGAGCCGCAACATTCTCAAGGCCGTACTGAAGGACAGGCAGGTTTCAGTTGACGGCAAACCTGTCACCCAGTTCGATTACGCTCTTGTGCCCGGCCAGCGTGTCGAGGTGAGCTGGACCAGAGCCGTACCGGTGCAGCAGCCGCGTGAGCTCAATATTATATTTGAAGATGAAAACATCATTGTCATCAATAAACCCGCAGGGCTCCTCACAGTCGCCACGGATAAGGAAAAACGTAAAACAGCCTATTCAATGCTGAGCGATTACGTTAAGAAGGAAAATTCCGAAAATAAAATTTTTGTCATCCACAGACTCGATCGGGAAACATCGGGACTGTTGATGTTTGCCAGAAACGAGAAAATCAAAGAACAGATCCAGGAAAACTGGGGTTCAACGGTGAGTCAACGCACCTATGTTGGTGTGGTAGAGGGCCGAATCGAGCAGCCGGAAGGAACAATTTCCTCATGGCTCACCGAGAGCAAGGCCTTCATCGTGTATTCATCACAGAATCCGCAATCCGGGAAAAAAGCCATCACCCACTATAAGACATTGAAGGCAAACAACACCTATACCATGCTGCAGATTAACCTGGAAACGGGGAGAAAACATCAGATAAGGGTGCATATGCAGGACATGAAACATCCTATTATCGGTGATAAAAAATATGGCTCAAGCGACAATCCCCTGCGCCGTCTCGGCCTGCATGCCCAGGTGCTGGCTTTTGTACATCCGTCAACCGGGGAACCGTGCCGCTTTGAGACGGGAATTCCTGAAAAATTTCAGCAGCTTTTTTCAGCATGA
- a CDS encoding DUF1456 family protein yields MTNNFVLRSLRYTFQIGDSQMIALFGAAGYQVTRQQVSDMLKKEDDPAYQKCWDAELAVFLNGFISWKRQQTEHQSPSPQRKPEQHLTNNIILRKLKIALDLKDEEILEILTLAGLPVSKPELSAFFRKPGHKNYRACKDQILRNFLKGLQLKYRPESNHNSDFKWKMKK; encoded by the coding sequence ATGACCAACAATTTTGTGCTGCGCAGCCTTCGCTATACTTTCCAGATCGGCGATTCACAGATGATTGCCCTGTTCGGGGCGGCGGGCTATCAGGTAACACGGCAACAAGTCAGTGACATGCTGAAAAAAGAGGATGACCCGGCATATCAAAAATGTTGGGACGCTGAACTGGCCGTTTTTCTTAATGGTTTCATTTCCTGGAAACGGCAACAAACAGAGCATCAGAGTCCCTCTCCGCAGCGGAAGCCCGAGCAACATCTGACCAATAATATTATTCTGCGGAAGCTGAAAATAGCTCTGGACCTGAAAGATGAGGAGATACTGGAGATTTTGACCCTGGCAGGTCTGCCGGTAAGCAAACCTGAATTAAGCGCTTTTTTCCGTAAACCCGGTCATAAGAACTACCGCGCCTGCAAGGACCAGATACTGCGAAATTTCCTCAAAGGCCTGCAGCTGAAATATCGACCTGAAAGCAATCACAACAGTGACTTTAAATGGAAAATGAAGAAATAG
- a CDS encoding alpha/beta hydrolase, whose amino-acid sequence MVADNAIILDQVPDAPVKDKDYLFYLHGLIVEEAGIRPKSDEHGFYEYRLILEELAGHGFIVISEARPQGTQIKPYAEKIVNQIRKLLSHGVAPEKITVTGASKGGSISAYVSAMLKERDVNYLFLSGLFEKNLTDEDLKLYGNVLSIHDRADKLKIVPSLYFQRSEGLGKFEEFVLDLDVGHGLIYKPYPEWIDPFLQWLGK is encoded by the coding sequence ATGGTTGCCGACAATGCTATTATTCTTGACCAGGTACCCGATGCCCCAGTCAAAGATAAAGATTATCTCTTTTATCTTCACGGCCTGATAGTTGAAGAGGCCGGTATCCGCCCCAAAAGTGACGAGCATGGATTTTACGAATACCGGCTCATTCTTGAAGAACTGGCCGGGCATGGATTCATCGTTATCAGCGAGGCACGGCCGCAAGGGACTCAAATCAAACCTTATGCTGAAAAAATCGTCAATCAGATCAGAAAACTTCTGTCCCATGGGGTAGCGCCGGAAAAAATAACGGTGACCGGTGCGTCCAAAGGCGGCAGCATCAGCGCGTATGTGTCCGCCATGCTTAAGGAGAGAGACGTAAATTACCTGTTTCTGTCCGGTCTTTTTGAAAAAAATCTGACAGACGAAGATTTGAAATTGTACGGTAATGTCCTTTCTATCCATGACCGGGCCGATAAGCTGAAGATCGTCCCGTCACTCTACTTCCAACGGTCCGAGGGGCTGGGGAAATTTGAGGAGTTTGTCCTTGATCTTGATGTGGGACACGGTCTGATTTACAAACCCTACCCGGAATGGATCGACCCCTTTTTACAATGGCTCGGAAAATGA
- a CDS encoding universal stress protein, giving the protein MEEIIHIIVPVDLEQHTEKLVNFAIDIAGKLDCEITFFHGVEYAATSLPYMGEMAMGSFSYDDYTFARVDQARKKLDEIVKKCEGKCKKCSSKVATGDVVDEIIEYAKDQKSDMIIIGTHGRRAIEKILLGSVAERVIKRAHCPTLVMNPYR; this is encoded by the coding sequence ATGGAGGAGATTATTCACATCATTGTCCCCGTTGACCTCGAACAGCATACCGAGAAGCTTGTAAACTTTGCCATTGACATAGCCGGCAAGCTTGATTGCGAGATCACCTTTTTCCATGGAGTCGAGTATGCCGCCACGTCCCTGCCTTATATGGGAGAGATGGCCATGGGGAGTTTTTCATATGACGATTACACCTTTGCACGTGTCGATCAAGCCCGGAAAAAACTCGATGAGATTGTGAAGAAATGCGAGGGCAAATGCAAAAAATGCAGCAGCAAGGTAGCAACCGGTGACGTGGTCGATGAAATTATTGAATATGCAAAGGACCAGAAGTCCGACATGATCATCATCGGTACGCATGGCAGAAGAGCAATTGAAAAAATTCTCCTTGGCAGCGTCGCCGAACGCGTAATCAAAAGAGCTCACTGTCCCACTTTGGTGATGAATCCTTATCGCTAG
- a CDS encoding Hsp20/alpha crystallin family protein: MALSRFLPARRGRGGALTGRGAGWDDMTSLQREMNRMFNEFYSGLDLSPLGVLDEPLSRFAPSIDVKETSKKIKVTAELPGMDEKDISVSLEDDFLVISGERKEEKKEEDEEYYHREMSYGSFRRVIPLDAKVDSDKVDAEFKKGVLKISLPKLPGAESEKTKKIEIKT, translated from the coding sequence ATGGCATTATCAAGATTTTTACCGGCAAGGCGGGGTAGAGGAGGAGCACTGACGGGAAGAGGAGCAGGTTGGGACGATATGACAAGTCTGCAACGGGAAATGAATAGGATGTTCAATGAATTCTACAGCGGCCTTGATCTTTCTCCCTTAGGAGTACTGGATGAGCCGTTATCACGTTTTGCTCCGAGTATCGATGTCAAGGAGACGTCGAAAAAGATCAAAGTAACGGCCGAACTCCCCGGCATGGATGAAAAAGATATTTCTGTCTCGCTGGAAGATGATTTCCTTGTCATCAGCGGGGAAAGAAAAGAAGAAAAGAAGGAGGAGGATGAGGAATATTATCACCGCGAGATGTCCTATGGTTCCTTTCGCAGGGTGATTCCTCTGGATGCCAAGGTTGATTCTGATAAGGTAGATGCTGAATTCAAAAAAGGTGTATTGAAGATATCTCTGCCCAAGCTGCCCGGCGCCGAATCCGAAAAGACCAAAAAAATCGAGATTAAAACCTGA
- the trkA gene encoding Trk system potassium transporter TrkA — protein sequence MRIVIYGATEAGYMAALRLSNDHDITLIDEQEQLPEKFSDLDINYVSGSGADVAALERAEASNVNLFIACSDLDEANIVACWTIKRIKNIETICFVRTINLYKNLLFYRQSAYRTPYDIDTVIWPELLLTQDIFRIVSVPDAIDVEYFAQDSTKLFEYRIKKDSIILNKRIMDCDFPTDVIIVGITRDNTLFIPDGSTIIRNKDKVVFIGTGPALDILAARFFRKSSAIKKVAVIGGGSVGFLLTEKLEQAGIQVTLIEHDRERCSFLADNLRRSLVLHGDGTDFELLENEAIGEVDAVICVTNNDEKNLLCSLLVKQLGSARIITRVGNVQTALLFDRVGIDVVVSPRESALKELLNRVQASDVDILALVEGGQGEVLQINLAEDFPRTRIIDVQFGAKAIVGTIQRGRQIIIPHGETTLQGGDLLKIFTMAADADTVKRMFSK from the coding sequence ATGAGAATTGTAATATATGGCGCCACCGAAGCAGGCTATATGGCGGCGCTTCGGCTGAGCAACGATCATGATATTACGCTGATTGACGAACAGGAACAACTGCCGGAAAAATTCAGCGACCTGGACATCAATTATGTCAGCGGCAGCGGCGCAGATGTGGCCGCGCTCGAGCGGGCGGAGGCCTCTAATGTCAACCTGTTCATTGCCTGTTCCGATCTTGATGAAGCCAACATCGTGGCTTGCTGGACCATAAAGCGGATCAAGAACATTGAGACAATCTGTTTTGTACGCACCATCAACCTTTACAAAAACCTCTTATTTTACCGGCAAAGCGCCTATCGAACACCATATGATATCGATACGGTCATTTGGCCCGAACTGCTGCTGACCCAGGATATTTTCCGGATAGTATCGGTGCCAGATGCCATCGATGTCGAGTATTTCGCTCAAGACAGCACCAAACTGTTCGAGTATCGCATCAAGAAGGATTCGATCATTCTCAATAAACGAATCATGGACTGCGATTTTCCTACTGACGTCATCATAGTCGGCATTACCAGGGATAACACTTTGTTCATTCCCGATGGCTCAACCATAATCAGAAATAAAGACAAAGTTGTCTTTATCGGGACCGGTCCGGCGCTGGATATCCTCGCAGCCAGATTCTTCAGGAAAAGCAGCGCCATCAAAAAGGTCGCCGTTATCGGCGGCGGCAGTGTAGGCTTTCTTTTAACGGAAAAGCTCGAACAGGCGGGAATCCAGGTAACCCTGATCGAGCACGACAGGGAACGCTGTTCGTTTCTCGCCGACAACCTGCGCAGAAGCCTGGTTCTTCATGGCGACGGCACCGATTTTGAGCTGCTCGAAAATGAGGCCATAGGTGAGGTCGATGCGGTTATCTGCGTTACCAATAACGATGAAAAAAATCTTTTATGCTCACTTCTGGTCAAACAGCTCGGCTCCGCCAGAATCATCACCAGGGTCGGCAACGTCCAGACGGCTCTTCTGTTTGATCGGGTCGGCATCGATGTTGTGGTTTCTCCGCGTGAATCGGCGCTGAAAGAACTTCTGAACCGGGTACAGGCAAGTGATGTCGACATCCTGGCCCTGGTCGAAGGTGGCCAGGGAGAGGTATTGCAGATCAACCTGGCCGAAGACTTTCCCCGAACCCGAATCATCGATGTGCAATTTGGCGCCAAGGCGATTGTAGGCACCATCCAGAGGGGCAGACAGATAATTATTCCTCATGGAGAGACCACGCTGCAGGGCGGCGATCTCTTAAAGATATTTACCATGGCAGCCGATGCCGACACCGTTAAAAGGATGTTCAGCAAATGA
- a CDS encoding TrkH family potassium uptake protein, which produces MKSVHIFSALGIILVAFGSIILSPVVVALLEKDYLSIYPFGIASASAIVCGLLLQKAGGFLRNFDTLKRNEGMLIVALAWITTAAFGAIPYLFFGLHPLNAFFESVSGITTTGATVLTDFSLYPKSFFFWRSLTQWLGGMGIIVLFVAILPQFKIAGRQMFFAEAPGPTEEKVTPRIKHTATALWLVYFSLTLIEIALLKIAGMPLFDAICNSLSTMAAGGFSPHPQSIMGYQSSTITWIVIFFMLLAGSNFALQYRMTARRRPLALLGSEEFRCYAFFILAGSICLALLLFFLGNMVIGDAIRDSLFQIISIITTTGFSSADFAIWAVAAQTILFASMLIGGCAGSAGGGVKVVRVLLAGKYLRREIVQIVHPRIVMPIKIDRKTVPENIQLQVLGFLFFYVLLMTLSAFIVTAIEGNPSIGLVGTAATIGNIGPGFGEIGPMASYDHLSSATKMIFIINMIVGRLELIPFLAMLHPDFWKFRK; this is translated from the coding sequence ATGAAAAGTGTCCATATATTTTCTGCGCTGGGTATCATCCTTGTTGCTTTTGGTTCCATTATTCTCTCCCCGGTGGTTGTTGCCCTGCTTGAAAAGGATTACCTTTCAATATATCCGTTTGGCATCGCCTCTGCCAGTGCCATAGTGTGTGGTCTGCTGCTGCAGAAGGCTGGGGGGTTTTTGCGGAATTTCGACACACTCAAGCGCAATGAAGGCATGTTGATTGTTGCGTTGGCCTGGATTACCACCGCGGCCTTTGGCGCTATTCCCTACTTGTTCTTTGGCCTGCATCCGTTGAATGCCTTTTTTGAGTCGGTTTCGGGGATAACCACCACCGGTGCCACCGTGCTGACCGATTTTTCCCTGTATCCCAAATCTTTCTTCTTCTGGCGCAGTCTTACCCAGTGGCTGGGGGGCATGGGTATTATCGTTTTATTTGTTGCCATTCTGCCGCAGTTCAAAATCGCCGGCCGCCAGATGTTCTTCGCCGAGGCGCCCGGTCCGACCGAGGAAAAGGTCACCCCTCGCATCAAACATACGGCAACGGCTCTCTGGCTTGTCTATTTCTCTCTCACCCTGATCGAGATTGCATTGCTTAAAATCGCTGGGATGCCGCTGTTCGATGCGATATGCAATTCACTGTCGACCATGGCGGCCGGAGGTTTTTCTCCTCACCCGCAATCAATAATGGGATACCAAAGCTCGACAATCACCTGGATCGTGATCTTTTTTATGCTTCTTGCAGGTTCAAACTTTGCCCTACAATACCGAATGACGGCACGGCGCAGGCCGCTGGCGCTTCTGGGCAGTGAGGAATTCCGCTGCTATGCCTTCTTCATTCTGGCCGGCTCCATATGTCTGGCCCTGCTGTTGTTCTTCCTTGGCAATATGGTAATCGGTGATGCCATCCGCGACAGTCTGTTCCAGATTATCTCCATAATTACCACAACCGGCTTTTCTTCTGCGGATTTCGCCATATGGGCGGTGGCGGCCCAGACGATCCTGTTTGCCTCTATGCTGATAGGCGGCTGCGCCGGATCTGCCGGTGGCGGGGTGAAGGTTGTTCGGGTGCTGCTGGCCGGGAAGTATTTACGCAGGGAAATTGTGCAGATCGTCCATCCACGAATTGTCATGCCGATCAAGATCGACCGCAAAACGGTACCGGAGAATATTCAGCTTCAGGTGCTTGGCTTTCTCTTCTTCTATGTATTGCTTATGACCCTTTCCGCATTTATCGTCACCGCTATTGAAGGCAATCCTTCAATCGGCCTGGTCGGCACGGCGGCAACCATCGGCAATATCGGTCCGGGTTTTGGTGAAATCGGTCCTATGGCAAGTTACGACCATCTCTCCAGCGCTACAAAAATGATTTTCATTATCAACATGATCGTCGGACGCCTGGAGTTGATTCCCTTTCTGGCCATGCTTCATCCTGATTTCTGGAAATTCAGAAAATAG
- a CDS encoding diguanylate cyclase, whose amino-acid sequence MVIEEKKARILIVDDEKMNLKVLADLLKNEHSVILARSGAQALKHAFGENPPDLILLDVMMPDMGGYEVIKCLKDNDRTNAIPVIFVTALNSMEDEEHGLKLGAMDYITKPFSPPIVEMRVRNHLRIVHQYRLLDQLAYLDGLTEIPNRRRFEEVFKNECLRAIRNRSPLSIGMADVDFFKQYNDHYGHAMGDRTLQAIARVLHNSVKRPADLVARYGGEEFVMIFPDTDRDSANLVADRIRLSIEELNISHQYSGIADHITISIGLATARLTNEFRPESILEKADINLYTAKQSGRNMVVSSLVSP is encoded by the coding sequence TCTCCTTAAAAATGAACATTCGGTAATTCTTGCCAGAAGTGGAGCGCAGGCATTAAAGCACGCTTTCGGAGAAAATCCGCCTGATCTTATTCTGCTTGATGTAATGATGCCCGATATGGGCGGGTATGAAGTCATTAAATGCCTCAAGGATAATGACCGAACCAATGCAATTCCGGTAATTTTCGTCACCGCTCTGAATTCCATGGAAGACGAAGAACATGGACTGAAGCTGGGGGCGATGGACTATATAACCAAACCTTTTTCACCTCCGATAGTGGAGATGCGGGTGCGCAATCATCTGCGCATCGTTCATCAATACCGGCTGCTGGACCAACTGGCCTACCTGGATGGCTTGACGGAGATCCCCAACCGGCGCAGGTTCGAGGAGGTTTTTAAGAACGAGTGCCTTCGTGCAATCCGTAACAGAAGCCCTCTTTCCATCGGTATGGCGGATGTCGATTTTTTCAAGCAGTACAACGACCATTACGGTCATGCCATGGGCGACCGTACCTTGCAGGCTATTGCCAGGGTATTACACAATTCGGTGAAAAGACCGGCCGATCTGGTTGCTCGTTACGGAGGTGAGGAATTTGTCATGATCTTCCCGGATACCGATAGGGACTCCGCCAATCTGGTTGCCGATCGTATCCGTCTGTCCATAGAAGAATTAAATATCTCCCATCAATATTCGGGGATCGCCGATCATATTACCATCAGCATCGGTTTGGCGACAGCCAGGCTGACCAATGAATTCCGGCCTGAATCGATTCTGGAAAAGGCCGATATCAATCTCTATACGGCTAAACAGAGCGGGCGCAATATGGTTGTTTCAAGTCTGGTAAGCCCTTGA